A stretch of Gadus macrocephalus chromosome 17, ASM3116895v1 DNA encodes these proteins:
- the LOC132475659 gene encoding adipose-secreted signaling protein: MATAKKSTVKTGGVRFSEEPNATTAAAAAASHVHFEEKLHDSVVMVTPEANGNFLVKVGFLKAQHRYEIVFTLPALGKAVCPAPVPSPHLRTTDLTLLPDGGLRVTCEYMAQQEGVLCEELLLLSEANDHVCVTVKVHARVMDRHHGTPMLLEGVRCIGVELEYDSEQSDWQGFD, translated from the exons ATGGCAACGGCTAAAAAGA GCACTGTGAAAACGGGCGGGGTGCGTTTCTCGGAGGAGCCCaacgccaccaccgccgccgccgccgccgcctcccacGTTCACTTTGAGGAGAAGCTGCATGACTCGGTCGTCATGGTGACCCCGGAGGCCAACGGCAATTTCCTGGTCAAG gtgggcTTCTTGAAGGCCCAGCACAGGTATGAGATCGTCTTCACCCTGCCGGCGCTGGGCAAGGCCGTGTGTCCGGCGCCCGttcccagcccccacctgcggacCACcgacctcaccctcctcccagACG GCGGTCTGAGGGTGACCTGTGAGTACATGGCCCAGCAGGAGGGGGTGCTCTGTGAGGAGCTGCTGCTCCTGAGTGAGGCCAACGACCACGTGTGTGTCACGGTCAAAGTTCACGCCAGAGTCATGG aTCGCCATCACGGTACGCCCATGTTATTGGAGGGAGTGCGTTGTATCGGAGTGGAGCTGGAGTACGACTCGGAACAAAGCGACTGGCAAGGATTTGactag
- the vax2 gene encoding ventral anterior homeobox 2, producing the protein MFDQATRMGDAMAEERGHHCGSNSSLAERMMDSKCRAEIGSKSPAHSSSTTTDTPGTSSSTPTSSSEDGHDKLLGVDPDYCRRILVRDAKGTIREIVLPKGLDLDRPKRTRTSFTAEQLYRLELEFQRCQYVVGRERTELARQLNLSETQVGLIRECLLLFKNFFQDI; encoded by the exons ATGTTCGACCAGGCAACGAGGATGGGGGACGCCATGGCCGAGGAGAGGGGGCACCACTGCGGCTCCAACTCGTCGCTCGCGGAACGCATGATGGACTCCAAGTGCCGCGCAGAGATCGGGAGCAAGTCTCCAGCGCACAGCAGTAGCACCACCACGGACACCCCGGGCACGTCCTCCTCCACGCCCACGTCCTCCAGCGAGGACGGCCACGACAAACTTTTAGGGGTGGACCCCGATTACTGTCGCCGGATTCTCGTAAGGG ATGCTAAAGGCACCATCCGGGAGATCGTTCTGCCCAAGGGGCTCGACCTGGACCGGCCGAAGCGCACGCGGACCTCCTTCACGGCGGAGCAGCTGTACCGGCTCGAGCTCGAGTTCCAGCGGTGTCAGTACGTGGTGGGGCGCGAAAGAACCGAGCTCGCGAGGCAGCTGAATCTGTCTGAAACCCAGGTAGGCCTAATACGAGAATGCTTACTTCTTTTTAAAAACTTTTTCCAAGATATATAA